In Actinoplanes octamycinicus, the genomic window GGTGGGTGTCGCGGTGCAGGATCAAGCGGCCCGGCTCGAAGTTCACGCTCAAAAAACGATCGTCCTTCTGTTTCCGCCGCGGATCAGCTCAGTAGGAACGCCCCAGGTAGGCGACCAGGCCCGGCTCCTCGTCCGACTCCGGCATCGAACCGTCCTCGCGGGTGAGGCAGCGGACCGTGACGGCCTTGCCGTTGGCCTCCTTCTCACCGGCCTCGCCGACCGCCGACCACGGCACCCGGGCCCAGCCGGTCTGCGACGCCTCGATCGCCTCGCCCAGCGTCTTCACCTCGACGGTCCGCTCCACCCGGAACGCCAGCGCGTCGTCGTAGAGCCGCTGCTGGTCGGCCTTGAGCGCGGCGACCACCGCGGTGGCCACCTCGGCGAGCGCGACCGGCGACTTCGAGCCGTCCACCCGGCGGGCCACCACGGCGTTGCCGTTGGCCAGGTCGCGCGGACCGACCTCGACGCGGATCGGGATGCCCTGCAGCTCGGCGTCGACCGCCCGGCGGCCGAAGGGGATGTCACTGCGGTCGTCGAGCTTCACCCGTACGCCGGCTGTCTTGAGATCTGCCTGGAGCTGGGCCGCCGCCTCCGCGACCCCCTCGCCTGCCTTGACCACCATGATCTGCACCTGGATCGGCGCCAGCCGCGGCGGCAGCCGCAGGCCGTTGTCGTCGCCGTGCACCATGATCAGGCCGCCCAGCATCCGGGTCGAGGTGCCCCACGACGTGGTCCAGGCGTGCTCGACGGTGCGCTCGGCCGACGAGTAGGTGATGTCGAACGCCTTCGCGAAGTTCTGCCCCAGCTCGTGCGAGGTGCCCATCTGCAGCGCCTTGCCGTCGCGCATCATGGCCTCGACGGTCATCGTGTTGGTCGCGCCGGCGAACCGCTCACCCTTGGTCTTGCGGCCGGGCACCACCGGGATGGCCAGCATCTCGGTCATGAACGCCTCGTAGACGTTCTTG contains:
- the proS gene encoding proline--tRNA ligase is translated as MARVLTPRAEDFPRWYQDLIAKAQLADNGPVRGTMVIRPVGYAIWERMQADMDARIKEQGVQNAYFPLFIPENYLRREADHVEGFSPELAVVTHAGGKELAEPLVVRPTSETVIGEFMAKWVDSYRDLPLLLNQWANVVRWELRPRTFLRTTEFLWQEGHTAHATEQDARDHARDIHKNVYEAFMTEMLAIPVVPGRKTKGERFAGATNTMTVEAMMRDGKALQMGTSHELGQNFAKAFDITYSSAERTVEHAWTTSWGTSTRMLGGLIMVHGDDNGLRLPPRLAPIQVQIMVVKAGEGVAEAAAQLQADLKTAGVRVKLDDRSDIPFGRRAVDAELQGIPIRVEVGPRDLANGNAVVARRVDGSKSPVALAEVATAVVAALKADQQRLYDDALAFRVERTVEVKTLGEAIEASQTGWARVPWSAVGEAGEKEANGKAVTVRCLTREDGSMPESDEEPGLVAYLGRSY